One stretch of Denticeps clupeoides unplaced genomic scaffold, fDenClu1.1, whole genome shotgun sequence DNA includes these proteins:
- the LOC114778148 gene encoding uncharacterized protein LOC114778148, whose product MDGRQSDKTSMASGRSSRSSMSSASAAIRARAKAEAAKTRLAYAEQETQVKIEKVKRDAELEALVMRREAAAAEAEAAVWEAADVMRNCLLLDEAGPSEEDKMERTSDYVADHFNSHTENKGLQAHCSIQEAVNPRTVSPHNPFYQGCQTLYADIVNQHTPKNDRVYVTSANRMDNRTAHVQSSQQNSQNECHSTSNKSTQPFFPHHMSTASHSTPTAGHLGQYLARRELVSSSLYQFDDKPEHYRAWESSYANVTQGLNLTATEELDLLVKWLSKESGDHVRRLRSAYATNPTMALRKAWERLQECYAAPEIIEKSLFDRLSSFPRVSSKEHTKLRELADLLMEVQCAKEDGYLPALSYLDTARGIEPIVAKLPYGLQDKWVSTGSRYKEENGRQFPPFAFFSKFVGSEARRRNDPSFAISGVSGTPTRPDKFLPKGTRNPISVHKTNVASTYTSSSPVKSYSDPDKMCPLHGKPHPLKRCRTFRAKSLEERKAFLKEKRICLKCCSSVAHVAKDCSNAVKCIECDSTHHNTAMHPGPAPQAQAATTPSHDGGEGEEHSSSEAVVNSSCTEVCGMGQAGRSCSKICLVKVYPDGQPNKAIKAYAILDDQSNRSLVKSAFFELFKIKSEPYSYYLKTCSGSVELSGRTAKGFVVESHEGGVVVPLPPLIECDDILDNRSEIPTPDVARHHPHLRKIAKLIPEVDPTAEILMLLGRDIIRVHKVREQVNGPHNAPFAQRLDLGWVLVGEVCLGSTHKPTVNSFKTTVLENGRPSTFQPCTNSLYIKERIDPDTRTRKGNLKNNQAAGEFLGRTVFNQTERDNKLAPSIEDDIFLKMMDKEVYRNESNSWVAPLPFRQPRQRLPNNRDQAVKRFTSLQRSLKRRPEMLQKYVAFMEKILENDHAEVAPPLGQNEECWFLPTFGVFHPRKPSQIRVVFDSSAKCSGVSLNDVLLTGPDLNNTLLGVLMRFRKEKVAILADVQQMFHCFIVRPDHRNYLRFLWYNNNDVTKEVIDYRMKVHVFGNSPSPAIAIYGLRRAIREGEREHGSDTVDFVERHFYVDDGLHSLPSDAEAIDLLSRTQSSFAKSNVKLHKFASNSRKVLEAFPQEDRAAVEGNVDLSGEVVPIQRSLGLLWEVTSDTFTFSVAKDLKPFTRRGVLSTINSIFDPMGFLAPVTIQGRALLRELTAEQSDWDTPLPEDKIGRWKVWHDSLERLRHLHVPRTYTPTSLAKAVHVQLCTFSDASTKAIGAVSYLRTVQENGEVQVGFVMGKSKLVPPSEPTIPRLELCAAVLAVEMVDLIKDELDLKIDSTKFYTDSKVALGYIHNESRRFYVYVHNRVQRIRQTTKPEQWHYVRTEDNPADLASRSVPASLLAKTTWFTGPQFLMNTPNESEQAQPFDLVEPELDVNVRTQVRSYVTELREKNLKAESFQRFSSLSSLIRAISFLIHNARSHIHSKRTEKCKGWHKCDLPRTPEELSQAKEIIIGAVQKRAFPKEFKALMMNEPVHPSSNLLHLSPILQNNLICLGGRLKNANLDIGETNPIILPKDNHVSLLFVRHYHSQVQHQGRHLTEGALRAAGFWLLGGKRLINSALHKCVTCRKLRGKLQTQRMADLPAVRLQTCPPFTYVGLDVFGPWSIIARRTKGGQAGSKRWAILFCCMSSRAVHIEVIESMDSSSCINALRRFFAVRGPAKQLMSDCGTNFVGACKELGMSGNNPETTVQRFLSQQGCSWVFNPPHASHMGGSWERLIGVARKILDAMLRDQCTRLTHDVLCTLMAEVVAIINARPLIPVSDDPEDPFILSPSMLLTQKVGVPPILGDFTDKDLLTKQWRQVQVLADRFWSRWRKEYLPTLQYRRKWNKSHRNLQEGDIVLLKDRQAARNDWPMAVIMKAFPGG is encoded by the coding sequence ATGGATGGAAGACAAAGCGACAAGACTTCGATGGCTAGTGGGAGAAGCTCACGATCATCCATGTCTTCTGCCAGTGCAGCAATACGTGCACGTGCCAAAGCTGAGGCAGCAAAAACACGCCTTGCATACGCCGAACAAGAAACTCAAGTCAAgatagaaaaagtaaaaagagatgCTGAGTTAGAAGCGCTTGTTATGCGTAGAGAAGCAGCGGCAGCTGAAGCTGAGGCAGCCGTCTGGGAAGCAGCAGATGTCATGAGAAACTGTTTGCTATTGGATGAAGCGGGTCCCTCAGAGGAAGATAAAATGGAGCGAACGAGTGACTATGTTGCTGACCATTTCAACTCGCACACAGAGAACAAAGGTCTTCAAGCACACTGCTCAATCCAAGAAGCAGTTAATCCTCGAACGGTTAGTCCTCACAACCCTTTTTACCAAGGATGTCAGACGTTATATGCTGATATTGTCAACCAGCATACACCGAAAAATGACCGTGTCTATGTCACATCAGCAAATAGAATGGACAATCGGACTGCGCATGTACAATCCAGTCAACAAAACAGTCAAAATGAGTGTCATTCTACTTCGAACAAATCGACacagccttttttcccccaccatATGTCAACAGCCTCTCATAGCACACCTACAGCTGGACACTTGGGGCAGTATTTAGCGCGTCGAGAGCTGGTCAGTTCAAGTTTATACCAGTTTGATGACAAGCCTGAACATTATCGTGCCTGGGAGTCATCGTATGCTAATGTGACACAAGGACTGAACCTCACAGCTACAGAGGAGCTGGACTTATTAGTAAAATGGCTCAGTAAAGAATCCGGTGACCATGTAAGACGCCTACGGTCAGCATATGCAACAAATCCAACCATGGCTCTTAGAAAGGCCTGGGAACGTCTCCAAGAATGCTATGCTGCACCTGAGATAATCGAAAAGTCTCTTTTTGACAGACTGAGCAGTTTTCCAAGAGTTTCAAGCAAGGAACACACAAAGCTTAGAGAACTCGCAGATTTGTTAATGGAAGTACAGTGTGCCAAGGAAGACGGATATCTCCCAGCTCTTTCCTACTTGGACACAGCACGTGGCATCGAACCAATCGTAGCCAAGCTACCTTATGGACTCCAAGATAAATGGGTTTCAACTGGTTCACGGTACAaggaagaaaatggaagacagtTTCCtccatttgctttttttagCAAATTCGTAGGTTCCGAAGCACGAAGAAGAAATGACCCTAGCTTCGCCATCTCAGGTGTTAGTGGCACACCTACAAGGCCTGACAAATTCCTTCCCAAAGGCACAAGAAACCCCATTTCGGTCCATAAGACAAATGTAGCTTCAACATACACAAGTAGCAGCCCTGTGAAAAGCTATAGTGATCCAGATAAAATGTGCCCACTTCATGGCAAGCCTCACCCACTTAAACGGTGTAGAACCTTCAGAGCCAAAAGTCTAGAAGAGAGGAAAGCCtttcttaaagaaaaaagaatctgtttaaaatgttgtagCTCTGTTGCTCATGTAGCAAAAGACTGTTCAAATGCAGTTAAGTGCATAGAATGTGATAGCACTCACCATAACACTGCTATGCATCCCGGCCCAGCACCTCAAGCTCAAGCGGCTACAACTCCATCACATGATGGTGGGGAGGGAGAAGAGCACAGCAGCAGCGAAGCTGTTGTTAATTCCAGCTGCACAGAGGTTTGTGGCATGGGACAAGCTGGCAGGTCGTGCTCTAAGATTTGCTTAGTCAAAGTTTACCCCGATGGCCAACCAAACAAAGCTATTAAAGCCTATGCCATATTGGACGACCAAAGTAATAGGTCGTTAGTAAAGTCTGCATTCTTTGAGCTCTTCAAAATAAAAAGCGAGCCCTACTCTTACTACTTGAAAACATGTTCAGGCTCAGTGGAATTATCTGGACGGACAGCCAAGGGGTTCGTGGTAGAGTCTCATGAAGGAGGAGTTGTtgttccacttccaccactcATAGAGTGCGACGACATACTCGACAATCGGTCAGAAATCCCGACGCCAGATGTGGCTCGTCACCATCCCCATCTTCGTAAGATAGCTAAGCTCATTCCAGAGGTTGATCCTACAGCTGAGATACTCATGTTGCTCGGTAGAGATATAATACGAGTACATAAAGTGAGGGAGCAAGTTAACGGACCTCACAACGCCCCCTTTGCGCAACGGCTAGACTTAGGATGGGTGCTAGTCGGAGAAGTCTGCTTGGGGAGCACACACAAGCCAACGGTTAACTCGTTTAAAACAACAGTGCTCGAAAATGGTCGACCTTCAACCTTCCAACCTTGTACAAATTCCCTATATATCAAAGAAAGGATAGATCCTGACACAAGGACAAGGAAGGGAAACTTAAAGAACAACCAAGCTGCAGGAGAATTTTTAGGACGAACAGTCTTTAATCAAACGGAGCGTGACAACAAGCTGGCTCCTTCAATCGAAGATGACATCTTTTTGAAGATGATGGACAAAGAGGTCTACAGAAATGAGTCTAACAGTTGGGTGGCTCCACTCCCATTCAGACAACCGAGACAACGCTTACCTAATAATCGTGATCAAGCAGTCAAACGTTTCACATCGCTCCAGCGCAGCCTAAAAAGGAGACCAGAGATGTTACAAAAGTATGTAGCCTTCATGGAGAAGATTCTGGAGAACGACCATGCAGAGGTAGCGCCACCATTGGGACAGAATGAGGAATGTTGGTTCCTTCCAACATTTGGGGTGTTCCATCCTCGAAAGCCAAGCCAAATCAGGGTGGTATTTGACTCGAGCGCTAAGTGTTCTGGAGTTTCTCTTAATGATGTGCTTCTCACAGGGCCTGATCTTAACAACACGCTGCTTGGAGTACTGATGCGGTTCCGCAAGGAAAAGGTAGCTATACTTGCAGACGTACAGCAGATGTTTCACTGTTTCATAGTGCGCCCAGATCACAGGAATTACCTGAGGTTTCTGTGGTATAACAACAATGATGTGACCAAAGAAGTCATAGACTACAGAATGAAAGTCCATGTTTTCGGGAACAGCCCGTCTCCAGCCATAGCTATTTATGGACTCAGGAGAGCTATccgagagggtgagagagaacaTGGGAGTGACACAGTTGACTTTGTGGAGCGCCACTTTTATGTGGACGATGGTCTTCATTCCCTTCCATCTGATGCTGAAGCCATTGATCTGCTCAGCAGAACGCAGTCATCATTTGCCAAATCAAATGTCAAGCTTCACAAGTTTGCTTCTAATAGCCGAAAGGTCTTGGAAGCTTTCCCTCAGGAAGACCGAGCAGCAGTTGAAGGGAATGTGGATCTCAGTGGGGAAGTTGTGCCCATTCAGCGCAGTTTAGGTCTTCTGTGggaagtgacaagtgacacgTTCACCTTTTCTGTGGCGAAAGACCTCAAGCCATTCACCCGTCGTGGTGTCCTCTCCACGATAAATAGTATCTTCGACCCAATGGGGTTTTTGGCACCAGTTACAATCCAGGGAAGAGCTCTTCTAAGAGAACTCACAGCTGAACAGTCGGACTGGGACACGCCGCTCCCTGAAGATAAGATTGGCAGGTGGAAAGTCTGGCACGACTCACTAGAGAGGCTAAGACACCTTCATGTACCACGTACATATACGCCGACTTCTTTAGCCAAAGCAGTACACGTACAGCTCTGTACCTTTTCTGATGCATCAACCAAAGCTATTGGTGCTGTGTCGTACCTGAGAACTGTACAAGAGAACGGAGAAGTGCAGGTCGGATTTGTGATGGGAAAGTCCAAGCTCGTACCTCCGTCTGAACCAACGATTCCAAGACTGGAGCTTTGTGCAGCCGTTCTTGCTGTGGAAATGGTAGACCTGATTAAAGATGAACTGGATTTAAAAATAGATTCCACGAAATTCTACACTGACAGTAAGGTAGCTTTAGGTTACATCCACAATGAATCGAGACGCTTCTATGTGTACGTCCATAACAGGGTTCAGCGCATTCGTCAAACTACGAAGCCTGAACAATGGCATTATGTGCGCACAGAGGACAATCCTGCAGACCTCGCATCAAGGTCTGTTCCTGCTTCGCTCCTGGCAAAGACGACGTGGTTTACAGGACCTCAATTTCTCATGAACACTCCTAATGAATCAGAGCAGGCTCAACCTTTTGATCTAGTTGAACCAGAGCTGGATGTGAATGTCCGTACTCAAGTGAGAAGCTATGTAACAGAATTACGAGAGAAGAACCTCAAAGCAGAAAGCTTTCAAAGATTCTCTAGTTTGAGTTCTCTCATTCGGGCCATATCATTCTTAATACACAATGCAAGGTCTCACATTCATTCGAAGCGCACTGAAAAGTGTAAAGGTTGGCATAAGTGTGATCTTCCTCGCACTCCAGAAGAATTATCTCAAGCAAAGGAAATCATCATTGGCGCTGTGCAGAAAAGAGCATTCCCTAAGGAATTCAAAGCCTTGATGATGAATGAACCAGTCCATCCAAGCAGCAATCTTCTTCACCTCAGTCCAATCCTGCAGAACAATCTCATCTGTCTCGGAGGTCGACTGAAAAATGCTAATCTGGACATTGGAGAAACTAACCCAATAATTCTCCCAAAGGACAATCATGTTTCCTTGTTGTTCGTCAGGCATTATCATTCTCAGGTACAGCATCAAGGTCGTCACCTCACGGAGGGAGCTCTCAGGGCAGCAGGGTTCTGGCTTTTAGGTGGTAAAAGGCTCATTAACTCTGCCTTACATAAATGTGTAACTTGCCGTAAGCTCAGAGGCAAACTGCAAACACAACGCATGGCTGACTTACCTGCGGTGCGTCTCCAAACCTGCCCTCCTTTTACTTACGTAGGTTTAGATGTTTTTGGACCCTGGTCTATCATCGCACGGCGCACTAAGGGTGGGCAGGCAGGAAGCAAGCGCTGGGCTATTCTGTTTTGCTGCATGAGTTCCAGAGCAGTACATATCGAGGTTATCGAATCGATGGATTCTTCAAGCTGTATCAACGCCCTGAGACGTTTCTTCGCAGTGAGAGGACCAGCTAAACAGCTCATGTCTGACTGTGGCACAAACTTTGTAGGAGCGTGTAAGGAGCTTGGAATGAGTGGGAACAACCCTGAGACCACAGTGCAGAGGTTCCTAAGCCAACAAGGGTGTTCATGGGTATTCAACCCCCCTCATGCGTCACACATGGGAGGTTCTTGGGAACGACTAATCGGAGTAGCTAGGAAGATTCTGGATGCAATGCTTCGCGATCAGTGCACTCGGTTAACACACGATGTTTTATGCACATTAATGGCAGAAGTAGTAGCCATCATCAACGCAAGACCACTAATCCCAGTTTCAGATGATCCTGAGGACCCATTCATCCTATCACCTTCAATGCTGTTAACCCAGAAGGTTGGAGTCCCACCTATACTGGGAGACTTCACAGACAAAGATCTTCTCACCAAACAGTGGAGACAAGTGCAGGTTCTTGCCGATAGATTCTGGAGTCGTTGGAGGAAAGAGTACCTGCCAACTTTGCAGTATCGTAGGAAATGGAACAAGTCACACCGGAACTTGCAAGAAGGAGACATTGTGCTTCTTAAAGACAGACAAGCTGCCCGTAATGACTGGCCTATGGCTGTGATTATGAAAGCGTTCCCTGGAGGG